A single Tenacibaculum sp. Bg11-29 DNA region contains:
- a CDS encoding 2-oxoglutarate dehydrogenase E1 component — MDKFSFLNAAHTGFISDLYEQYQKNPDAIEPSWRSFFQGYDLANENYSLTDEEVSVEIPEEVRKEFLVIDLINGYRTRGHLFTKTNPVRERRKYKPTLDIDNFGLSNKDLSTVFNAGEILGMGASSLSEIIIHLELIYCDSIGIEYMYVRNPEELKWWQSRLNIKAKQLNFDVEAKKYILTKLNQAATFESFLQTKYVGQKRFSIEGGETLIPGISVALRDAAEKYGVEECVLGMAHRGRLNTLVNIFKKPVRDLFSEFEGKDFEDQDIDGDVKYHLGLTLSKAYKGGQKMKMNLVPNPSHLETVDAVAEGIVRAKVDLDYNGDNGKILPILVHGDAAIAGQGIVYEIAQMMTLSGYKTGGTIHVVVNNQVGFTTNYFDARSSTYCTDVAKVTLSPVLHVNADDAEAVCYAMEMAVEYRMKFKKDIYIDLLGYRKYGHNEGDEPRFTQPKLYKAISKHKNAKEIYTEKLIKEGSISADFVKEITDEFKAHLEAEFLESKKKTTSKIQEFMPEVWNGFVRKQLQDMLQPIDTTYSVEALKNIAKVISNTPEGHKFVRKAERILKGREKMVFEENALDWGTAENLAYGTLLEEGFNIRISGEDVERGTFSHRHAIMRDEETLERVNLLNTNAKNKGEMTIFNSHLSEYGVLGFDYGYAMAAPNTLTIWEAQFGDFANGAQIVFDQYISSAESKWKLQNGLVMLLPHGYEGQGPEHSSGRIERFLQSSAIDNWTIANCSTPSNIYHILRRQMKRDFRKPLVIFTPKSLLRLPKAVNTIEELANGSFQEVIDDTIDTSKVKKMVFCTGKFYYDLLAEREQLEREDVALVRIEQLFPLHNDQIKEIMDKYPNVERYVWAQEEPKNMGSWSYMLERFELAKLECASRDYHSAPAAGSSARYKRRHQKVLDKVFD; from the coding sequence ATGGACAAATTTTCGTTCTTAAACGCAGCACATACCGGATTTATAAGTGATTTGTACGAACAATATCAAAAAAATCCAGATGCAATAGAACCAAGTTGGAGAAGTTTTTTTCAAGGATACGATTTAGCAAATGAAAATTATTCGTTGACAGATGAAGAAGTTTCTGTTGAAATTCCTGAAGAAGTACGCAAAGAATTTTTAGTAATAGATTTAATAAACGGGTATCGAACAAGAGGACATCTTTTTACAAAGACGAATCCTGTGCGTGAGCGTAGAAAATATAAACCAACGCTAGATATAGATAACTTCGGTTTATCTAATAAAGATTTATCTACAGTATTTAATGCGGGTGAAATTTTAGGGATGGGTGCTAGCTCATTATCTGAAATAATAATACACCTTGAGTTAATTTATTGTGATAGTATTGGTATTGAGTACATGTATGTACGAAATCCTGAGGAGTTAAAATGGTGGCAAAGCCGTTTGAATATAAAAGCTAAACAATTGAATTTCGATGTTGAAGCAAAAAAATATATTCTTACAAAATTAAATCAAGCAGCTACCTTCGAAAGTTTTTTACAAACGAAATACGTTGGTCAAAAACGTTTTTCTATTGAAGGAGGAGAAACATTAATTCCAGGAATAAGTGTTGCACTTCGCGATGCCGCTGAGAAATATGGAGTTGAAGAATGTGTTTTAGGAATGGCACACCGTGGTCGTTTAAATACCTTGGTAAATATCTTTAAAAAACCTGTTCGCGACTTATTTAGTGAGTTTGAAGGAAAAGATTTTGAAGATCAAGATATTGATGGAGATGTAAAGTATCACTTAGGATTAACATTAAGTAAAGCATACAAGGGCGGACAAAAAATGAAGATGAACTTGGTTCCAAACCCATCTCATTTAGAAACTGTTGATGCAGTTGCTGAAGGAATTGTTCGTGCCAAAGTAGATTTAGATTATAATGGTGATAATGGTAAAATTTTACCAATATTAGTACATGGTGATGCTGCAATTGCAGGGCAAGGTATTGTATATGAAATTGCTCAGATGATGACCTTAAGTGGTTATAAAACTGGTGGAACTATTCATGTAGTAGTGAATAATCAAGTAGGTTTTACAACGAACTATTTTGATGCACGTTCAAGTACTTATTGTACAGATGTAGCTAAAGTAACATTGTCTCCAGTTTTACATGTTAATGCAGATGATGCAGAGGCAGTTTGCTATGCAATGGAAATGGCCGTTGAATATCGAATGAAATTCAAAAAAGACATTTATATTGATTTATTAGGATATCGTAAATATGGGCATAACGAAGGTGATGAACCTCGTTTTACACAACCAAAATTATATAAAGCAATTTCTAAGCACAAAAATGCAAAAGAAATTTATACTGAAAAATTAATAAAAGAAGGAAGTATTTCTGCTGATTTTGTAAAAGAAATTACAGATGAGTTTAAAGCTCATTTAGAAGCTGAGTTTTTAGAATCTAAAAAGAAAACAACTTCTAAGATTCAAGAATTCATGCCAGAAGTTTGGAATGGGTTTGTACGTAAGCAATTACAAGATATGTTGCAGCCAATAGATACTACATATTCGGTTGAAGCATTAAAAAATATAGCAAAAGTAATTTCTAATACTCCAGAAGGACATAAGTTCGTTCGTAAAGCAGAACGTATTTTAAAAGGCCGTGAAAAAATGGTCTTTGAAGAAAATGCTTTAGATTGGGGAACAGCAGAAAATTTAGCATACGGAACATTACTAGAAGAAGGATTTAATATTCGTATTTCTGGAGAAGATGTAGAAAGAGGAACGTTTTCTCACCGTCATGCTATTATGCGAGATGAAGAAACTTTAGAGCGTGTTAATTTATTAAACACAAATGCTAAGAATAAAGGAGAAATGACAATTTTTAATTCTCATTTGTCTGAATACGGTGTTTTAGGCTTTGATTATGGATATGCTATGGCAGCTCCAAACACATTAACAATTTGGGAAGCACAGTTTGGTGATTTTGCTAATGGTGCACAAATTGTATTTGATCAATATATTTCTTCAGCAGAATCTAAATGGAAATTACAGAACGGGTTAGTAATGTTATTACCTCATGGATATGAAGGTCAAGGACCAGAACATTCATCAGGGAGAATAGAGCGTTTTTTACAATCATCAGCAATTGATAACTGGACAATAGCAAACTGTTCTACTCCATCAAATATATATCACATTTTACGTCGTCAGATGAAACGTGATTTTAGAAAACCTTTAGTTATTTTTACTCCAAAGAGTTTATTGCGTTTACCAAAAGCAGTAAATACTATTGAAGAGTTAGCTAATGGAAGCTTCCAAGAAGTAATTGATGATACTATTGATACTTCTAAAGTAAAGAAAATGGTATTCTGTACAGGTAAATTTTATTATGATTTATTAGCAGAACGTGAGCAGTTAGAAAGAGAAGATGTAGCTTTAGTTAGAATAGAACAATTATTCCCGCTACATAATGATCAGATAAAAGAAATAATGGATAAGTATCCGAATGTAGAACGTTATGTTTGGGCACAAGAAGAGCCTAAGAATATGGGGTCTTGGAGTTATATGTTAGAACGCTTTGAATTAGCGAAGTTAGAATGTGCATCGAGAGATTATCATTCGGCACCAGCAGCAGGTTCAAGTGCTAGATATAAACGTCGTCACCAAAAAGTATTAGATAAGGTTTTCGATTAA
- a CDS encoding pyridoxal phosphate-dependent aminotransferase family protein, whose translation MQLSRKLKKKLQHRKENQSLRALGQKTALIDFSSNDYLGFAKSEIIFNRSHQYLTENNFKQNGATGSRLLSGNHNLYNNIEKELCQFHNSEAALIFNSGYDANIGFFSSVPQRGDVILYDEFIHASIRDGIQLSNAKSFKFQHNNTEDLENKILKQIKNSNSDIYIVTESVFSMDGDSPDLIAISLIAKKHKAFLIVDEAHAIGVFNKGLVQEFNLEKAVFAQIITFGKALGCHGATILGTDELKQYLINFSRSFIYTTGLSPHSLATIKFAYLELSESKSEKLLKKNISFFKQEINRLQLNFIKSNSAIHCCVIPGNEKVKKIANQLKKKGFDVKPILSPTVRKEEERLRFCLHSYNSFKEITSVLENLATFV comes from the coding sequence ATGCAACTTTCAAGAAAACTCAAAAAAAAACTACAACATCGTAAAGAAAACCAATCTTTAAGAGCACTTGGACAAAAAACCGCTTTAATAGATTTTTCTTCCAACGATTATCTAGGCTTCGCTAAATCTGAAATAATTTTTAATAGAAGCCACCAATATCTAACAGAAAACAATTTTAAACAAAACGGAGCAACAGGTTCAAGACTTTTATCTGGAAACCATAACCTATACAATAATATAGAAAAAGAATTATGTCAGTTTCATAATTCTGAAGCTGCTTTAATATTCAATTCTGGCTACGATGCTAATATTGGCTTTTTCTCTTCAGTACCCCAACGAGGTGATGTTATTTTATATGATGAATTTATTCATGCTTCTATTCGTGATGGCATTCAACTATCAAATGCTAAATCTTTTAAATTTCAGCACAATAACACAGAAGACCTAGAGAATAAAATTCTAAAACAAATTAAAAATAGCAATTCTGATATATATATAGTTACAGAATCTGTTTTTTCTATGGATGGTGATTCTCCTGATTTAATAGCAATATCATTAATCGCAAAAAAACACAAAGCTTTCTTAATCGTAGATGAAGCACATGCCATTGGTGTTTTTAATAAAGGATTGGTTCAGGAATTTAATTTAGAAAAAGCTGTTTTTGCTCAAATTATCACATTTGGAAAAGCACTTGGCTGCCATGGAGCTACCATTTTAGGAACTGACGAACTAAAGCAGTATCTAATTAATTTCTCTAGAAGTTTTATTTACACTACAGGTCTTTCACCTCATTCTTTAGCTACTATTAAATTTGCGTATTTGGAGCTTTCAGAAAGCAAATCTGAAAAGCTACTTAAAAAGAATATCTCATTTTTTAAACAAGAAATTAATAGACTACAACTTAATTTTATAAAAAGTAATTCAGCTATTCATTGCTGTGTAATTCCTGGTAACGAAAAAGTAAAAAAAATTGCGAATCAATTGAAGAAAAAAGGATTCGATGTAAAACCTATTTTATCTCCTACAGTAAGGAAAGAAGAAGAAAGATTACGTTTTTGTTTACATTCTTATAATTCTTTTAAAGAAATTACGAGTGTTTTAGAGAACCTTGCTACATTTGTTTAA
- a CDS encoding DUF2007 domain-containing protein: MRHNYTILTVFEYSTEAHVIKSRLESDAIRTLLMDEKTIDSDPLISQAIGGVKLLVHNDDLEKALEIYNEVRAYEKDDSGESIHCKKCNSTRILVAPPQRKSIFYMLFPFFESRKLVCNDCKTIFK; encoded by the coding sequence ATGCGCCATAATTATACTATTCTAACAGTTTTCGAATATTCTACTGAAGCTCACGTAATAAAATCTAGGTTAGAATCAGATGCTATTAGAACTTTATTAATGGATGAAAAGACTATTGACTCTGATCCTTTGATAAGTCAAGCAATAGGCGGTGTAAAATTGCTAGTACATAATGATGATTTAGAAAAAGCATTAGAGATATACAATGAAGTAAGAGCATATGAAAAAGATGATAGTGGAGAATCTATACATTGTAAAAAATGTAATTCTACAAGAATATTAGTTGCTCCACCTCAACGCAAAAGTATTTTCTACATGTTATTTCCTTTTTTTGAAAGCAGAAAATTAGTTTGTAACGATTGTAAAACAATCTTTAAATGA
- the bioD gene encoding dethiobiotin synthase — protein sequence MKKYFITGISTEVGKTIASAIITESLEADYWKPIQAGELENSDSHKIKQLISNSNTVIHPNSYALKTPMSPHAAAEIDKVIIDLSKITEPKTKNNLVIEGAGGLLVPLNNSETILDIIKPDYKVIVVSRHYLGSINHTLLTVNLLKEKGFDVAIIFSGEEHKTTEEIITKMTNVSVIGRIDEEPYFDKNVIREYAELFKEKL from the coding sequence ATGAAAAAATATTTTATCACAGGAATTTCTACAGAAGTAGGAAAAACTATAGCATCGGCAATTATAACCGAATCTTTAGAGGCTGATTACTGGAAACCAATACAAGCCGGAGAACTAGAAAATTCTGATTCTCATAAAATAAAACAATTAATTTCTAATTCAAATACTGTAATTCACCCGAATTCATATGCATTAAAAACACCTATGAGTCCTCATGCAGCTGCAGAAATTGATAAAGTAATTATTGACTTATCTAAAATCACCGAGCCAAAAACCAAAAATAATTTAGTAATTGAAGGTGCTGGTGGGTTATTAGTCCCTTTAAATAATTCTGAAACAATTTTAGATATTATCAAACCAGATTACAAAGTAATTGTAGTCTCTCGACATTATTTAGGTAGTATAAACCACACTTTATTAACCGTAAATTTATTAAAAGAAAAAGGCTTCGACGTTGCTATCATTTTCTCTGGAGAAGAACACAAAACCACTGAAGAAATTATCACAAAAATGACAAATGTTTCTGTTATAGGTAGAATTGACGAAGAACCTTATTTTGATAAAAATGTAATTAGAGAATATGCTGAACTTTTTAAAGAGAAATTATAA
- a CDS encoding GIY-YIG nuclease family protein, producing MKHSYTYILTNKYRTTFYIGVTANLSKRLIEHKEGKASKFTKKYNVTDLIYFEEFTDINQAISREKQLKNWHKEWKINLIKKLNPTLKTLDY from the coding sequence ATGAAGCATAGCTATACTTATATCTTGACGAATAAATACAGAACTACATTTTATATTGGAGTGACAGCTAACCTATCAAAAAGATTAATTGAACATAAGGAAGGTAAAGCATCTAAATTTACAAAAAAATATAATGTTACTGATTTAATTTATTTTGAAGAATTCACAGATATAAATCAAGCTATTTCTCGGGAAAAACAATTAAAAAATTGGCACAAAGAATGGAAAATTAATTTAATCAAAAAATTAAATCCAACTTTAAAGACTTTAGATTATTAA